The Triticum aestivum cultivar Chinese Spring chromosome 3A, IWGSC CS RefSeq v2.1, whole genome shotgun sequence genome includes a region encoding these proteins:
- the LOC123062831 gene encoding U-box domain-containing protein 45 encodes MDAMEVEEGPLLAIDAKLHAGMCRAFHPAVSKLLAIFPFIEASRPRSKSGIQALCSLHVALDKSKGLLQHCADCSRLYLAITAETVHLKFEKSRSQLQESLRRVESIVTEDIGHKIVEIIGELEEVVFTLDQSEKEAGDEVINLLQRNSKMNSSSDSGELEVFHMAALKLGITSSRAALTERRALKKLIEKARSGDDKRKEFVVSYLYNLMRKYSKFFRSEAGDDTDSQGSAPCSPTVLGMDDMYGPCGNSRAFSRQLSSIQSFNSRFGSFNSRLGSFNCRPSGPRSENMSIPPEELRCPISLQLMYDPVIVSSGQTYERVCIEKWFNDGHSTCPKTQQQLAHLSLTPNYCVKAMISSWCEQNDFPVPDGPPGSFDVNWRLALSDSQATGCVSVDSFDTSNIKGVKVVPLENERKEEPMNSESGTLDDSSCFEFDMNEGYRNLLLVLNERNNILSQCRLVEQIRYLLKDDEEARIQMGSNGFAEALVQFLRYSVEEGNEKAQEVGAMALFNLAVNNNRNKGLLLSAGIVELLEQMTSNPRLAAAATALYLNLSCLTDAKSVIASTQAVPFLVDRLYNHDACDPKASSCKHDALYTLYNLSTYQASIPSLLSAGIVDALHTLLTDSSVSEGIGWTEKALAVAISLAATQAGRKEIMSTPGLVSTLAMLLDTGEPTEQEQAVSCLLAMCAADDKCIAPVLQEGVVPSLVSISATGTGRGREKAQKLLKLFREQRQRDGGGQQAASQQQAPPQQAAPEGGNGGGVMVCHRESKPLCKSKSRKLGRTLSSLWKNRGFSLYQC; translated from the exons ATGGACGCAATGGAGGTCGAGGAGGGCCCTCTCTTGGCTATTGATGCCAAG TTACATGCTGGAATGTGCAGAGCATTTCATCCTGCGGTTTCTAAACTTTTAGCGATTTTCCCGTTCATCGAAGCATCAAGGCCCAGAAGCAAGTCTGGCATACAGGCACTGTGTTCGCTGCATGTTGCTCTGGATAAATCCAAAGGTCTTCTTCAACATTGCGCAGATTGCAGCAGGCTCTACTTG GCCATCACCGCAGAAACTGTGCATTTGAAGTTTGAGAAATCAAGAAGCCAACTTCAGGAAAGTCTTCGGCGTGTCGAAAGCATAGTAACCGAAGATATTGGCCATAAG ATTGTAGAGATCATTGGTGAGTTGGAGGAGGTTGTATTTACATTGGATCAATCAGAGAAGGAAGCTGGTGATGAGGTGATCAATTTGCTCCAGAGAAACAGTAAAATGAACAGTTCCAGCGATAGTGGGGAGCTTGAGGTCTTTCATATGGCTGCTCTGAAGCTGGGAATTACTTCTTCCAGGGCAGCATTGACTGAGAGAAGAGCCCTCAAGAAGCTAATTGAAAAGGCTCGTTCTGGAGATGATAAGCGGAAGGAGTTTGTTGTGTCCTACCTATACAATCTCATGAGGAAATACTCGAAATTTTTCAGAAGTGaagcaggcgatgataccgattCTCAAGGATCAGCCCCATGTTCACCTACAGTATTAGGCATGGATGACATGTATGGCCCCTGCGGAAACAGCCGAGCATTCAGTAGACAGCTTTCGAGCATTCAATCATTTAATTCGAGGTTTGGGTCTTTCAATTCGAGGCTTGGATCATTCAATTGTAGGCCTAGTGGTCCAAGGTCCGAAAACATGTCGATCCCTCCCGAGGAACTCAGATGTCCCATTTCCTTGCAGCTGATGTATGACCCGGTTATTGTTTCGTCTGGTCAGACTTATGAGCGTGTTTGCATTGAAAAATGGTTTAATGATGGTCACAGCACATGTCCCAAGACTCAGCAACAACTGGCCCACTTGTCTTTGACTCCAAACTACTGTGTTAAGGCCATGATTTCCAGCTGGTGCGAGCAGAATGATTTTCCAGTTCCAGATGGTCCACCGGGATCCTTTGATGTAAATTGGAGGCTTGCTTTATCTGACTCCCAGGCGACGGGCTGTGTGTCTGTCGATAGTTTTGACACTAGCAACATCAAGGGTGTCAAGGTGGTTCCCCTGGAGAACGAGAGAAAGGAAGAACCGATGAACAGCGAATCAGGCACATTGGATGATAGCTCTTGTTTTGAGTTTGATATGAATGAGGGGTAtcggaacttgctgctggtgcttAATGAAAGAAACAACATACTGAGCCAGTGCAGATTGGTTGAGCAGATAAGATATCTGCTGAAAGATGATGAGGAAGCAAGGATCCAGATGGGCTCAAATGGGTTCGCTGAGGCCCTAGTTCAGTTCTTAAGGTATTCTGTGGAAGAAGGAAATGAGAAGGCACAAGAAGTTGGTGCCATGGCTCTTTTTAACCTTGCAGTCAATAATAATag AAACAAGGGACTTCTGTTGTCTGCTGGGATAGTCGAACTACTTGAGCAGATGACATCGAATCCACGCCTAGCTGCTGCAGCCACGGCGCTCTACCTTAACCTTTCCTGCCTCACCGACGCGAAGAGCGTCATCGCTTCCACCCAGGCTGTGCCATTCCTAGTGGACCGTCTGTACAACCACGACGCCTGCGACCCGAAAGCCAGCTCCTGCAAGCATGATGCTCTCTACACGCTGTACAACCTCTCCACCTACCAGGCCAGCATCCCGTCGCTCCTGTCGGCCGGCATCGTGGACGCGCTCCACACGCTCCTGACGGACTCTTCGGTGTCCGAGGGCATCGGGTGGACGGAGAAGGCCCTGGCGGTGGCCATCAGCCTGGCGGCGACCCAGGCCGGCAGGAAGGAGATCATGTCCACCCCGGGGCTGGTGAGCACGCTGGCGATGCTGCTGGACACGGGGGAGCCGACGGAGCAGGAGCAGGCGGTGTCGTGCCTCCTGGCGATGTGCGCGGCGGACGACAAGTGCATCGCGCCGGTGCTGCAGGAGGGCGTGGTGCCGTCGCTGGTCTCCATCTCGGCGACCGGCACGGGGCGGGGCCGGGAGAAGGCCCAGAAGCTGCTGAAGCTGTTCCGGGAGCAGCGGCAACGGGACGGCGGGGGGCAGCAAGCCGCGTCGCAGCAGCAGGCACCGCCGCAGCAGGCCGCGCCGGAGGGCGGGAACGGCGGCGGGGTGATGGTGTGCCACCGGGAGTCGAAGCCGCTGTGCAAGTCCAAGTCGAGGAAGCTGGGGCGGACGCTGAGCTCGCTGTGGAAGAACCGGGGCTTCTCCCTCTACCAGTGCTAG
- the LOC123062832 gene encoding OVARIAN TUMOR DOMAIN-containing deubiquitinating enzyme 4 isoform X2 → MSDRELPPPLRSIRITGDGRCLFRSVAYGACIRRGKQSPSDSAQKELADELRAKVADEFIKRRGDTEWFLEGNFESYVRKMRKPHAWGGEPELLMCSHVLGMPITVHMYTKGTDNPRIIAEYGQEYGKDNPVRVLYDGYGHYDALQPSLVRTQPRLRGA, encoded by the exons ATGTCGGACCGGGAGCTCCCGCCGCCGCTGCGATCCATCC GAATTACAGGGGACGGGAGGTGCCTGTTCCGGTCCGTCGCCTATGGCGCCTGCATAAGGAGAGGCAAGCAGTCGCCGAGCGACAGCGCCCAGAAGGAACTCGCCGACGAGCTTCGAGCAAAG GTTGCAGATGAGTTCATCAAGCGACGAGGAGATACCGAATG GTTCCTCGAAGGCAATTTCGAGAGCTATGTGCGGAAGATGAGGAAGCCTCACGCCTGGGGAGGAGAACCTGAGCTGCTCATGTGCTCACATGTTCTTGG GATGCCCATCACCGTCCACATGTACACCAAGGGCACCGATAACCCCAGGATCATAGCAGAGTATGGCCAGGAGTACGGCAAGGACAACCCGGTCCGTGTTCTATACGACGGTTATGGGCACTACGACGCGCTGCAGCCATCTCTTGTAAGAACACAACCAAGACT GAGAGGAGCGTAG
- the LOC123062832 gene encoding OVARIAN TUMOR DOMAIN-containing deubiquitinating enzyme 4 isoform X1 has translation MSDRELPPPLRSIRITGDGRCLFRSVAYGACIRRGKQSPSDSAQKELADELRAKVADEFIKRRGDTEWFLEGNFESYVRKMRKPHAWGGEPELLMCSHVLGMPITVHMYTKGTDNPRIIAEYGQEYGKDNPVRVLYDGYGHYDALQPSLERSVANRRMVRYVSFFYYFSRAAA, from the exons ATGTCGGACCGGGAGCTCCCGCCGCCGCTGCGATCCATCC GAATTACAGGGGACGGGAGGTGCCTGTTCCGGTCCGTCGCCTATGGCGCCTGCATAAGGAGAGGCAAGCAGTCGCCGAGCGACAGCGCCCAGAAGGAACTCGCCGACGAGCTTCGAGCAAAG GTTGCAGATGAGTTCATCAAGCGACGAGGAGATACCGAATG GTTCCTCGAAGGCAATTTCGAGAGCTATGTGCGGAAGATGAGGAAGCCTCACGCCTGGGGAGGAGAACCTGAGCTGCTCATGTGCTCACATGTTCTTGG GATGCCCATCACCGTCCACATGTACACCAAGGGCACCGATAACCCCAGGATCATAGCAGAGTATGGCCAGGAGTACGGCAAGGACAACCCGGTCCGTGTTCTATACGACGGTTATGGGCACTACGACGCGCTGCAGCCATCTCTT GAGAGGAGCGTAGCTAACCGGAGAATGGTGCGCTATGTAAGCTTCTTCTACTACTTCTCTAGGGCAGCCGCATAA
- the LOC123062833 gene encoding pentatricopeptide repeat-containing protein At2g13420, mitochondrial isoform X1 — translation MLRSPTAAANAMAATRRLLCTAITDAFPSPAHLLALPPVTPSPTADELARLLLAHHNPFHPSESPLQLLSGGGVSLSQDLLVQILLRLRGASKLALSLLNAVRLHPSVSSPPNADAYDAVVDALGRAHQFDAAWRLVVEAAADGAATPRTFAVLARRYVAAGLTRQAVRAFDDMEAFLGREPDAQEFTTLLDTLCKYKYPKVAVEIFNKRKYKYEPNEKMYTILIYGWCKVNRSDMSQKFLKDMIDRGIEPNIVTYNILLNGICRHASLHPDNRFDRTVNAAENLLKEMSDRGIEPDVTSYSIILHVYSRAHKAELCLCMFRSMKDRGICPTVATYTSVIKCLASCGRLEDAEKLLGEMVSEGVCPSPATYNCFFKEYRGRKDVSGALELYNKMKAPCSPTAPDIHSYNILLGMFIKLDQHETVMELWNDMCESTVGPDLDSYTLLIHGFCVKEKWKEACQFFMEMIEKGFLPQKITFETLYRGLIQADMLRTWRRLKKRVDEESAKFGDEYKSYHIKPYKR, via the exons atgCTGCGCTCGCCCACGGCCGCCGCCAACGCCATGGCTGCAACCCGCCGCCTCCTATGCACGGCAATCACCGATGCGTTCCCCTCCCCAGCCCACCTCCTCGCTCTGCCTCCCGTCACTCCGTCGCCCACCGCCGACGAGCTCGCGCGCCTGCTCCTCGCGCACCACAACCCCTTCCACCCGTCCGAGTCGCCGCTCCAGCTCCTCTCCGGCGGGGGCGTCTCCCTCTCCCAGGATCTCCTCGTgcagatcctcctccgcctccgcggcGCGTCCAAGCTCGCGCTCTCACTCCTCAACGCCGTCCGCCTCCACCCGTCCGTCTCCTCCCCGCCCAACGCCGACGCCTACGACGCCGTCGTCGACGCCCTCGGCCGGGCGCACCAGTTCGACGCCGCGTGGCGGCTCGTTGTCGAGGCCGCGGCGGACGGCGCCGCCACGCCCCGCACGTTCGCGGTGCTCGCCAGGAGGTACGTCGCCGCGGGATTGACCAGGCAGGCGGTGCGCGCGTTCGACGACATGGAGGCTTTCCTAGGGAGAGAACCCGATGCCCAGGAGTTCACCACTCTTCTCGACACGCTCTGCAAGTACAAGTACCCCAAG GTTGCTGTGGAGATATtcaataaaagaaaatacaaatatGAACCAAATGAAAAGATGTACACTATCTTAATTTATGGCTGGTGCAAGGTAAACCGAAGTGACATGTCCCAGAAATTCCTAAAAGATATGATTGATCGTGGGATAGAGCCGAACATAGTTACATACAACATTCTCTTAAATGGTATCTGTAGGCATGCAAGTTTGCACCCTGATAACCGGTTTGATAGAACAGTTAACGCAGCTGAGAATCTCTTGAAGGAGATGAGTGACAGGGGAATTGAACCAGATGTAACGAGCTACTCAATCATCCTGCATGTTTACAGTCGTGCACATAAGGCTGAACTATGTTTGTGTATGTTCCGCTCGATGAAGGATAGAGGCATTTGCCCCACAGTGGCAACCTACACTTCTGTGATCAAGTGCCTTGCTTCGTGTGGGAGACTGGAAGATGCTGAGAAGTTGCTCGGTGAGATGGTTAGTGAGGGGGTGTGTCCCTCCCCAGCGACCTATAATTGCTTCTTCAAAGAGTACCGAGGGAGAAAAGATGTTAGTGGCGCCCTTGAATTGTACAACAAGATGAAGGCTCCTTGTTCACCAACTGCACCAGATATTCATAGCTACAATATATTGCTTGGAATGTTCATCAAGTTGGACCAACATGAAACTGTTATGGAACTTTGGAATGATATGTGTGAGAGCACCGTGGGTCCTGATCTTGATTCATACACCTTGCTGATTCATGGTTTTTGTGTCAAGGAAAAATGGAAGGAGGCATGCCAGTTCTTCATGGAAATGATAGAGAAAGGTTTTCTTCCCCAGAAGATCACCTTTGAAACACTGTATCGCGGTCTTATACAAGCGGACATGTTAAGGACCTGGAGAAGGCTGAAAAAAAGGGTTGATGAAGAATCAGCAAAATTTGGCGATGAATACAAATCATATCACATCAAGCCTTACAAGAGGTGA
- the LOC123062833 gene encoding pentatricopeptide repeat-containing protein At2g13420, mitochondrial isoform X2, with protein MLRSPTAAANAMAATRRLLCTAITDAFPSPAHLLALPPVTPSPTADELARLLLAHHNPFHPSESPLQLLSGGGVSLSQDLLVQILLRLRGASKLALSLLNAVRLHPSVSSPPNADAYDAVVDALGRAHQFDAAWRLVVEAAADGAATPRTFAVLARRYVAAGLTRQAVRAFDDMEAFLGREPDAQEFTTLLDTLCKYKYPKVAVEIFNKRKYKYEPNEKMYTILIYGWCKACKFAP; from the exons atgCTGCGCTCGCCCACGGCCGCCGCCAACGCCATGGCTGCAACCCGCCGCCTCCTATGCACGGCAATCACCGATGCGTTCCCCTCCCCAGCCCACCTCCTCGCTCTGCCTCCCGTCACTCCGTCGCCCACCGCCGACGAGCTCGCGCGCCTGCTCCTCGCGCACCACAACCCCTTCCACCCGTCCGAGTCGCCGCTCCAGCTCCTCTCCGGCGGGGGCGTCTCCCTCTCCCAGGATCTCCTCGTgcagatcctcctccgcctccgcggcGCGTCCAAGCTCGCGCTCTCACTCCTCAACGCCGTCCGCCTCCACCCGTCCGTCTCCTCCCCGCCCAACGCCGACGCCTACGACGCCGTCGTCGACGCCCTCGGCCGGGCGCACCAGTTCGACGCCGCGTGGCGGCTCGTTGTCGAGGCCGCGGCGGACGGCGCCGCCACGCCCCGCACGTTCGCGGTGCTCGCCAGGAGGTACGTCGCCGCGGGATTGACCAGGCAGGCGGTGCGCGCGTTCGACGACATGGAGGCTTTCCTAGGGAGAGAACCCGATGCCCAGGAGTTCACCACTCTTCTCGACACGCTCTGCAAGTACAAGTACCCCAAG GTTGCTGTGGAGATATtcaataaaagaaaatacaaatatGAACCAAATGAAAAGATGTACACTATCTTAATTTATGGCTGGTGCAAG GCATGCAAGTTTGCACCCTGA